The Rosa chinensis cultivar Old Blush chromosome 7, RchiOBHm-V2, whole genome shotgun sequence DNA segment TATCACCAGCATGACAAAGCCCTCTAATCAACACATTATACGTCGTCACATTAGGCACATAACCCTTACTCACCATCTCCTCAAAAACCACCACCGCATTCTCCACGCTATCCTTCTTACACAAAACCTGAATCAACGCATTGTAAGTCGCAACCGAAGGCAGCACCCCCTCCTCAACCATCCCATCGAAAATCTTCCTTGCCTTCTTAACCTccccaacaacaccaaacccatGAACCAGAGTGGTATAAGTAACAACATCAATCTCacacttcctcttcttcatttccAAAAAAAACTCCCACGCCTCCTTAACCTGCCCAGCTCTAAGATACCCTTTAAGCATCACATTATAAGTAACCAAACTCGGCTCGATTCCCCTCTCCACCATCTCCCTCAAAACCTCTAAAGCCTTAGGAGTCCTCTTAATCAAACACCACCCATTAACAATCACATTGTAACTAACACAATCAGCTCTAAATCTTCCCCTAAACACCTTAAACAAATTGTAAGCCTTTTCAACTCGCTTAGCTTTACAGAGCACATCAAGAACAGTATTGAAAGAATTCAAATCCTGAGGGCACCCATGTTCATGCATAGAGAGAAAAACTTTGACAGCTCTATCGGGTTTGCCGGCGGCGACGTACCTCTCGGCGATGATGGCGAAGGTTCTCGGACCCGGGCCGACCCGGCGGGCGCGCATTCGGGCGACGAAGGCCCAGAGGGACTTGTAGTCGCGTAAACGGCCGGCGATGTCGACGGCGTGGTcgtaggaggaggaggagtgggTGTAGGTGGGGTGGCGGTCGAGGGTTTTGAAGAAGACGAGGGCTTTGGGGCCATGGTTCCAGAGGCGTTTGAGGGTTTTGTTGACGGAGTCGGGGGTCCAGTGGATGTTCGGGTCGTGGAGGATCCGGGGGAGAGATTGCGGGTCGGATTTGAGGATAAGGGTGGCAAAGGCGGCGTCTTGAGGCGGTCGTGGTGAAGTGGTTAGGTTGTGATGTAGTGGAATTGAGAAACTGGGTTCTGGGTTTTTCAGTGATGGGGTTTTGCGAAGCAGGGTGAACATTTTCTGGGGTCGAAACCGTTGGTGGTGGTTACATTTTTTCCCTCCTTATATTTTCTGTTGAGTCCAAAACCCTCGTCAAAATGAGAATAGTCACGGAGAACTTTCTAATGCGACTTTGGAGAGATGAATAAACTACAATTTTCGTAGCATTTGAGCGTTGTTCACTAATACATCTAGTCGAGTTAATGTTATGttattgaaattgatcaattagTTCGGTTCGATCATTGTTTTAGTGCATGACGTCTCAAGGGAATGATGTACAAATGTCACACATTTCCGGCCATCTCTCATTTATATTATAGAACTGAAATCATTTCATTTGCGTGCACTTTATATATAAAATTGTATGTgcccctaaacttctaatttaatcgCATGAGTCTCATTGttctcttcaatttgattgattgtaaCTAACCCTTCACTCACTAATCCATCAATTTCTTCATATTTTGTTGCCCACTTAAACTAGTTTTTTGCTTTCAAACATGCAAGAAAAACATAATTACTTAACTAAGGCTAAGAGCAAGTCCATCGTTGAGGTTAGCGGGTCAATACTATTcactatttttttccttttattttcaccATCTAAGTCAAAATGTCATatactgttcacaaaaggtCACTCTGGGTCAATTTCTTGACCTGCCAACTGAAATTCGgtgattttttcattttttgtaaACAATATCTGACATCTTGACTTAGATGGtggaaatgaaagacaaaaagtaATGAATAGTATTAACCTGCCAACCTCAACGAGTGGACTCGCTCTAACAATTGATCTTAAATTGACTTGCATCGTCATCAATCTATGAAGAAATTAACGAATTAGTTTACTAATGTCTATAGTTAATCATATTAAAGAGTACAAAGGCAGGGTAAAACTATgatattgttgtagagaaactgaatttgggagaaattttctgtgtgttctcattgataataggggcctctttatatagaggattacaatgcatagaatctcaatcatacaaggaaagtaattctacattgattaggattctagatccttctaattaaatcctattaccactaggtcaagtaacctagagtttgggctaaacacaaattaggttttccttgaacactcccccttgtgttgcccaaacgcggtgcttctctcgttgcctcattaaaaaccttgccgagtaacaaaaacctagtgggacaaaaataacctcggtcgaaggggaaaaagagcacaacacacccttcacgtttcgaggtgaacatgtagacatctccccctgatgtctgcgcctccccctgatgactacgatcatgggagttcagataatttccgcaagccaattcttgccacatgtttctcgaacgtggatttgggcaatgacttagtaaacaagtctgcctcactgtcctcagatcgaacctagttcactttgatctcgaggagagtctgttgttgctgattatgcttggtgttatcgcttttgatgtagccttgcctcattcgttcaaaacaagtagtATTATCCTAAATActcataggctcatctgtggtagacttcaaaccacaattgttcgaacatgcgtaattatggatccaatccatatacattcacgaaccacttcgtgaagagcaatgatctctgcattgttcgaagatatagcgactatggtcaattctgtagacctccaagatgtcacggtcttttcccatggtgaacacttaaccggattaggaatgaccattgtgtgggtcaaacagatacccaacatcagcaaaaccttccaaaacacatgtcgttttgggatggggatagagaacgcaggccagcgttggcggcgtttctggtgtgtgatgggtccgaatccatcatctcttcgtagggatagaacaagcccatatcaatcgtacatctcaaatatcgaaagatatcttttacaccaatccaatggcgtcgcgttggcgcagagctatatctagctaacaagttcacatcatatgagatgtccggtcttgtgcattgagataaatacaataatgcgcctattgtactaagtaagacacttttgcctctagcacatcttcgtcatcatcctctaacgaagaggatccttttcaggatcaagactacggacgatcatggggatgcttgaaggcttgaccttgtcaaaatgcctaagcatctatcgacacgatgctcaagttccaaaccgagacataatcgtgttctcccaaaatccttcatctcaaactcagatttcaagtgttcagcggtttcccttaactctttaagggcttctaatgaagatcatgtccaacatgaaccgcgatagaatatgaaacttgtcatagaaacgcgtgggcatatcccttcccaatcaagtagtcactttagtgagcgtttcaacctctttgtaaacgcgctccatggtctagagccacttgacttgggtaaatgaagttcaccatgaaccttcatgtatattccgtatctagatccctatagagatatgtagtgaccatatttgtaagctgcatgttcagttatttggaaactaccaaactgacagggtagtggagtgcaatgacatccattacgagagaatatgtctcatcgtagtcgattccagggcgttttgtgagaagccttgcgccataaggcgagattaccatctctttttctcatcacgctttctaacgaagacccattagtcaacaggttttatgttaggaggtgttggcatctctagctcgaaaaccttcctcttcgttagagaatccatcttaacctggatcgcatctttccatttaggccaaaaactctctacgttggcattcattccattcaacggagcgtggttcgatatcatctaactcaaaaactcatgcgcaacaaaatacgcaactacatcatcaattctgatggagtttctatcccacgtctcatgtacactagtgtaagtttcatagagctctatattctcaggaatagggtttgacgttgaggcgtcccccaacgataaccataacccggaagatactcatgagacggattttgagtcatgatgattaaaggattggaatgtgccaaagtatcattcgaacccacgggcctcccacgcatcctagctggggccatggcctgtaacgccagagtaccactctctttggcattggcgccatgcctacctccgtgtagggtggcgcttacGTCCTctagtagggacgtccttccttgcaggcatgtttgcagcatatttgtgtgatctcgtcactttaatagggatcaagatgagacatagtggggacagactacgacaattcctgtcgttcctgttgaacattcgtgttcttatctccccctaacgacgggaagactgtctcatcaaagtgacatccgcaaatctagcggtaaggagatcgcctagcaagggcatttaagtggcggacgattgttggaaacgcaaatccaacgtagttgcccattcgtctgtaaggacccatcatagagcgctgtggcggcgcaagtggcacataaatggctcactcaaatgtgcgtaagtacaaaatacgtgtacccagtcactagctgtaacgcagaggtacattgagtggcgataggtcgtagacgaattagcatagctgcatgcgatattgcatcaccccaagcggatgtaagaagattggtgcgcattaccaatgttcggactaccatcgtagtcgtttccacgagaccaattgggtgtgtataggggaatgtgatgtccaacatcaaacccattgcaatatccatcgaaagtcttcgatgtaaactctctagcatagtcaaatccaattgactgaataggatgattcggggagtgagcccgttgtcacatgatatgtgctaggagtgtagcgtaagtagcatttataggtggacaatggcacaacacgtgaccagcgtgtgtgcgtgtcaaccaacatcataaaatatttaagcgtccgcaagttggttgaatcaatccacaaaatccctacggattctttgtaagaatagaatgagtattgtcatatcctttgcataggacggtctcagtcctaatttccctaaggaatgggctttgtaaaacgagcgagaggccttcgaagcaaccaatgaggattttggttaggcctaagcgtctgtagcgctattagaagcaaaatatgtgactacatctcccatcatggcgtgggggccatggaaattagcatgtatggcgtcatggccccaaggaggaacaaccatggcgttatgcccatggttggcgccttttatggcggcatcttgcttcattttgctcaaaagaaatgatgtccatgtgaagtcttttgtagacggatcatcatatcatgactaggatgatctatcctgtcgtgacaaagccaatatgtgtctaaatccaagagatcttctctcaaaactttattggatttaatagctcgaatagtgacataaaatccactagagagacacataaacgtctctaagatgcgtctttgttcgcaatgattagaggtaatgcaaaggaactcatttccgttctctacatgcattttcgcatggaattcgttggctattcatagggtactatttgccctaagagcgtagagagtttctgtgacaactgtaattaaggtgccatttggcaagtggaacttgggctattccatgtccttaaattaatacggatggtctagccatcgtagtcacaaagtcatatgctcagaatcaaaattgagtcataatgaaaagaactcgaaattttattcataagccaacgaaatacatcattgtttcttatgattaaagaaaatctaatccaataaaaaagaatatggcaatcgcctacatctcttgaaaataaaaagacttaatcaaaatcgccaatttctgggtcttgatccttgtagtcttccacccttagatctagatcaccatcttgatcttcttgtgccatgtaatttgcttcccttgcttcacgatacgtcttgtatgcgtttgcaacattctggggtgcggtacatgttttagcccaatgttcagttgatccacatcgaaaacaaacatcatcatggtcaggctcccttgatcgaggcgccattggggcgcgatttgaacgacctatcctcttggtggcattaccaccatggtcggaggctccgcctctctctctcttcacacgttgacctctacggttccgtgcacgcctctcttggcgatttccttcctctttagggcgaatatatggaccagaacgtccagaattgtccctatccttagggtttcgctccttgcgtcctccattgggggcgcgactatagttagactccggaataggcttagttcccacgggtctagcattatagttcttcacaaggatattatcgtgcttttcagctacgttcatggcgccaatgagctcatgaaaccttgtgatacgtcctgcatttacatcaatccgataattctttgaaatcatcagtgcagagacggggaaggtagagagagtcttctcgatcaacatcgtatcagttatggcttggccacaatactccatcagagacttgatacgaagagcttccgagttataatcaagcacagacttgaaatcacaaaagcggaggctatgccatcgcacttctaaatcaggaagcagggagtcacgaacgttgccaaatcgctgctctagttctacccatagctttcttgggtcttcctcattgaggtattcattttggagcgcgtcattcatgt contains these protein-coding regions:
- the LOC112175518 gene encoding pentatricopeptide repeat-containing protein At1g74900, mitochondrial, which translates into the protein MFTLLRKTPSLKNPEPSFSIPLHHNLTTSPRPPQDAAFATLILKSDPQSLPRILHDPNIHWTPDSVNKTLKRLWNHGPKALVFFKTLDRHPTYTHSSSSYDHAVDIAGRLRDYKSLWAFVARMRARRVGPGPRTFAIIAERYVAAGKPDRAVKVFLSMHEHGCPQDLNSFNTVLDVLCKAKRVEKAYNLFKVFRGRFRADCVSYNVIVNGWCLIKRTPKALEVLREMVERGIEPSLVTYNVMLKGYLRAGQVKEAWEFFLEMKKRKCEIDVVTYTTLVHGFGVVGEVKKARKIFDGMVEEGVLPSVATYNALIQVLCKKDSVENAVVVFEEMVSKGYVPNVTTYNVLIRGLCHAGDMERGMELMGRMKGDECEPNVQTYNVVIRYFCDDGEIDKALDVFEKMGRGECLPNLDTYNVLISAMFVRKKPEDLLVAGKLLIEMVDRGFLPRKYTFNRVLDGLLLTGNQGFAKEILRLQSKCGRLPRQVKL